Proteins co-encoded in one Tachysurus fulvidraco isolate hzauxx_2018 chromosome 17, HZAU_PFXX_2.0, whole genome shotgun sequence genomic window:
- the LOC113635717 gene encoding solute carrier family 25 member 53, which translates to MQQNPADSSGKHDVSERGISFQSYMNGGMSSLVCTVITFPLYKTVFRQQLHGTLIHEAVVQLYKEGTLKLYRGVVPPLLMKTLQGTILFGFQNTLLQQLSPWAESYFPQAMHPALAGLGTGVVECLFFTPFERVQSVLQNSSNDRSLPTLSKIVGRMRTETLANGWYRAFLPTLTRNAIGSSLYFGLKDPLSRVLLEKDCPPIASSFVSGMVSSIMISLPLYPLSVLVANMQAQVAGDNLGVRASWLQLWQKRQRSLVLLYRGGLLVILRSCISWGITTAIYDQLTKRSG; encoded by the coding sequence ATGCAGCAAAATCCTGCAGACAGCAGTGGAAAGCATGATGTCTCAGAGCGGGGTATCTCTTTCCAGAGTTACATGAATGGTGGAATGTCCAGCCTCGTCTGCACTGTCATCACTTTCCCCTTGTACAAAACTGTGTTTCGGCAGCAGCTGCACGGCACTCTGATCCATGAGGCTGTGGTGCAGCTATATAAGGAAGGAACGCTAAAGCTTTATCGAGGAGTCGTGCCACCCTTGCTGATGAAGACTCTTCAAGGAACCATCCTCTTTGGCTTCCAGAACACCCTCCTGCAGCAGTTATCCCCCTGGGCTGAATCATATTTTCCCCAAGCAATGCATCCTGCTCTGGCCGGGCTCGGGACAGGGGTAGtggagtgtttgttttttaccccCTTTGAGCGTGTACAGAGTGTCCTACAAAACAGTAGTAATGACCGCAGCCTTCCCACTCTTAGCAAAATTGTCGGTCGGATGCGGACAGAAACTTTAGCAAATGGGTGGTACCGAGCTTTTTTACCCACTCTTACTCGCAACGCAATAGGAAGCAGTCTTTATTTTGGCCTTAAGGATCCGTTGTCCAGAGTGTTACTTGAGAAAGATTGTCCCCCCATTGCATCATCTTTTGTGTCAGGGATGGTCAGCTCTATTATGATAAGCTTGCCCTTGTATCCACTGTCAGTGTTGGTGGCCAACATGCAGGCCCAGGTTGCGGGTGACAACCTGGGTGTGAGAGCTAGCTGGCTTCAGCTGTGGCAGAAACGACAACGAAGTCTAGTATTGTTGTACCGTGGAGGATTGCTGGTCATCTTGCGCTCCTGCATATCCTGGGGCATTACCACTGCCATTTACGACCAGCTGACAAAACGCTCAGGCTGA
- the tmsb1 gene encoding thymosin beta 1: MSDHPVKQEVKNFDKKCLKKTNTAEKNTLPTKEDIEQEKKATEAGK, encoded by the exons ATGAGTGACCACCCAGTCAAGCAGGAGGTGAAGAACTTCGACAAGAAGTGTCTAAAAAAGACCAACACTGCAGAGAAAAACACTCTTCCAACAAAGGAGG ACATTGAACAAGAAAAGAAGGCTACCGAGGCTGGAAAATGA